Genomic window (Cellulosilyticum lentocellum DSM 5427):
GGATGTTTAATAATGGGAGCATTATTGGCAATTTTAGTCATCCTATTTTCTGGTTGATGCCCCTTATTAATGGCTTAGCTTTTATGGTGATGCCAACTCAATCTTTGGTATTAAGGAAAATATTATTTTATATCAAGTGCGTGGGCTGTACTTTCATTTTATACTTCTTTGTGAGCTTCATTCCACTTATGCCGATTGGGTTTATTGGAATTATAGTTTATGGACTAGGATTATTTGCTTTTATTCCAACTTTGGCGAGTTTATGGGAAGTATGCTATATAGCAAGAGAAGCAAAAAGCTTATTTGGCACAGGGCATAAAAGAAGTAGCATAGCTCTTCTCATAGCAGGTCTACTTACTTTGCCACTACTTTTTGTAGGAAAAATAGGACTAGATCGTGAAAATTTCAATACAGCCATTCGCTATATAAGTGGAGAAGAAATGGAAGCTACTGTCCATAAAGAGCGGCTAGCAGGAAGTTTGGATATATTAGAAAGTGCTATTAGAGTAGAGAGATGGGAAAACGTGGTAGATGGAAATACTACACCTATTTTATCCTATCTTTACCTTCAAGGTCTTACAAAAGAAAATCATATTGATGAGAATACCCTTAATAAAATGAAGGCACTTTTCCTAGGGGAAGAAGAAGGCTTGGTTAATGAAGAAGATACCCTTCCTGTAGGGGACTCAGAAATTAAGCTAAAGGATGTAGCTGTTTCCACTACTTATGATGAAAAGCAAGACATTTATCGCTCTTGGATTGATTTGACCTTAGAAAATATTTCTATGGATGACCAACGTGAGTATGCGACTACCATTAGTATGCCAGATAATGCTTACGTCAGTGATTACTATTTAGTGGTGGGAGAAGAAAAAAAGAAAGGCATATTAGCAGATGAAAGAGCAGCTACCAGCTTATATCAAAGTATTGTAAGCCGAAGTCTTGACCCAGGGATATTAAAATATTTTAATGATGAGACCCTTGAATTAAGAGTATTTCCTTTTAGTAGTGAAGAAATGAGGCAAACAGGCTTTGAAGTTATTCATACAGGAGCGGCTACTCTTGCTATAGATGATTACCAACTTGAACTTAAAGGCACCTCTGAACCTATAAAAGAAGACTATTCGGTTATAAAAACAGAAGGGCTTACTATTTTATCAAGTGATTATATTAAGACATTGCCTCAAGCAGATAATTTAGTACCACGCTATTACTTTTTAATAGATGGGTCAAAGGATTCTGATAGAAAAACATTAATTCAAAGAGCAGAGAGCTATATAGAAGAACAAGGCTTGCAGGAAACAGAGGTATGGGTGGTTGAAGAAGGTATTTTAAGCAAAGGTATAGAGAATATAGCAGCGGCTCAGTTTGGTGATGGAGGCTACAATTTTAATGGTGCCCTTCAACAGATTTTAAGAGAAGAAAAAGTAGGTTATTACCCTGTAGTAATAGCCGTAACTTCAGACTTTTCAAAGGCATTAGGGCCTTATCGGCTAGGAGGTCTAGCACAAAAATATCCTCAAAGTAGCTACTACTATGAGTTAAATGAGGATTTGAGTTTAAGGCCTCATGTGCTTTATAAGGGGGCTAGAGTTTATACAGAAATGACTAGGGCACCGCTTCTAGCAGATGTGAGAAGCTATGAAGGCCAAGCAGTATTAAATACGGGGCGAAAGCAATTCATTTACACAAGTCCATTAAAGACTTTTCAGTCTACTCAAAATGCCTATAAAGACGGGTGTTTACTAGAAGCCATGAGTCATCATGAAGAAAGCCTAAATCAAGAAGAATTATTGCAGGTCGTTAAAGGGAGTTTCACTACTAGGCTTTTAACTCAGCAAACAGCTTTTATTGTGGTAGAAACAAACGAGCAAGAAGAAGAGTTAATTAGGTTACAACAGGAATACTTATCTGGCAAGAAGCATTTGGAAGGTGGTGCTTTTTCTACTATGGCAGAAC
Coding sequences:
- a CDS encoding MSEP-CTERM sorting domain-containing protein translates to MKQLFKPLSVCLGIAIPILLLGLYWLMGVKNIENERGFTTLGIVLMLISGGIVLWGYRKKEEEELSKVALLILMGLSLVLGLGMIGVLANWASSVVGDNQIFTAVCINIAVIAIINLISCIAFSYSIKRERQLGKYIEAIVGLPFFIYIGVSIANQIGGELLAIIFVIGGFYSLLLLILQVLFILKRDRGVYFFPREMESRKVKIQYWVCTFLVLIVLPYLGLAVNNIGMFNNGSIIGNFSHPIFWLMPLINGLAFMVMPTQSLVLRKILFYIKCVGCTFILYFFVSFIPLMPIGFIGIIVYGLGLFAFIPTLASLWEVCYIAREAKSLFGTGHKRSSIALLIAGLLTLPLLFVGKIGLDRENFNTAIRYISGEEMEATVHKERLAGSLDILESAIRVERWENVVDGNTTPILSYLYLQGLTKENHIDENTLNKMKALFLGEEEGLVNEEDTLPVGDSEIKLKDVAVSTTYDEKQDIYRSWIDLTLENISMDDQREYATTISMPDNAYVSDYYLVVGEEKKKGILADERAATSLYQSIVSRSLDPGILKYFNDETLELRVFPFSSEEMRQTGFEVIHTGAATLAIDDYQLELKGTSEPIKEDYSVIKTEGLTILSSDYIKTLPQADNLVPRYYFLIDGSKDSDRKTLIQRAESYIEEQGLQETEVWVVEEGILSKGIENIAAAQFGDGGYNFNGALQQILREEKVGYYPVVIAVTSDFSKALGPYRLGGLAQKYPQSSYYYELNEDLSLRPHVLYKGARVYTEMTRAPLLADVRSYEGQAVLNTGRKQFIYTSPLKTFQSTQNAYKDGCLLEAMSHHEESLNQEELLQVVKGSFTTRLLTQQTAFIVVETNEQEEELIRLQQEYLSGKKHLEGGAFSTMAEPSLVLCAMVLLVGFGYSRKHSGCPR